The region GCCTAAAAGTTCTTTTATAAGTGCCATATTTTTAATTTGATAATTTGATAATGAGCTGATTTGAAAATTAAATTTGATCTCTCATCAATTTAAAATGATAGCGATAGCGAAAATCTAACTTCCAGCTTCTGACTTCTAATTTCTAATTCCGTATTTTTGTATCTCAAATTTAACGAAAAAATGCATACTATCCTTATAGAACCAACCGAAAACCCGAAAGTGATTAAATTTGTAGCGGATTACAATTTGATTCCCGGATCTTTAGAGTTGGACAGAGATTCAGATATTTCAGAAATTCCTTTAGCTCAGGAGCTTTTCAACTATCCGTTTGTAGAAAGAATTTTCATTACAGCTAATTTCGTAGCGGTAGCAAAACAAGACACCGTAGAATGGGAGCACGTAGCTGAAAGCCTTAAAAACGTAGTAGAAGACGAATTGTTAGCTAACCCGAGAATTTACCTTCAGAAGAAAAAAGAAATGTATCAGATCTATGCTGAAATGACACCGAATCCGAATGTAATGAAGTTTGTTTCTAATAAACTTTTACTTGAAGGTTTTGTAGAAGTAAAATCAAGAGATCAGGCAGAAGGAGTTCCTTTGGCTCAGGGAATTTTCACAGAGTTCGATTTTGCTACAGAAGTTTTTATTTCTGACAATTTCGTTGCAGTAACGAGAGACAATTCTGTAGAATGGCATCAGGTGATGATGGCTGTCCGCGGTTTCATTGCTGAATATCTTCAAAGCGGAGGTGAGATTGCTACTATTGAAGCCCAGAAACACGAAAATCCTGTAGAAAAAATCATCAACAGAGAATATACAGATGATGAGCAGAAAATTTCTGATATTTTAAATGAATATGTTGCCCCTGCAGTAGAAAATGATGGTGGAAAAATTTCTTTGATGGAATACGATAAAGAACATAAAACAGCCAAAATGCTTCTACAAGGTGCTTGTTCTGGTTGTCCAAGTTCAACAGCTACATTAAAAGGTGGAATTGAAAATATCTTAAAACAATTCGTTCCTGATTTGGTAGAAAGAGTGGAAGCTGTAAACGGATAATTTTCTGTAAAAATGTCTGACAGAAAGAAGATAATCATCATTATTGGAAGCGCTACAAAAAATTCCAGCAATTTAAAATTAATGGAAAAAGCATTGGAAACAAAAACCAATGTTGATTTCATAATATATGATGACCTTTCTATTCTCCCGCATTTTGATACAAAACTTACATATAATAATACACCTGCTGAAGTATTGAAAATCCGTGAAGATATCGATACTTCGGCAGGTGTACTTTTTTCTACGCCGGAATATATTTTCAGTATTCCGAGTAGGGTAAAAAATTTATTGGAATGGTGTGTTTCCACTACTATTTTTAGTGAAAAACTTGTCGGAGTTGTTACCGCTTCTGCGAATGGAGAAAAAGGACACGAAGAATTATTATTAATTCTGAAAACTCTTGGCGCAAAAGTTGATGACCACCAACTGCTGATAAAAGGTATAAAGGGCAGATTTGATAAAAACGGCTCGATAGAAAACGATACCTTTACCGAAATTTCAAAGTTTATGACAAATTTTGAAAAGTCTATTGATAATTAAAATTAAAAATTTTGGCTAAAAAAGGAATTTTACTCGTAAATCTTGGTTCACCAAAATCTACAGCGGTAAATGACGTAAAAGAATATCTGGATGAATTCCTGATGGATGAAAGAGTGATTGACTATCGATGGATTTTCCGCGCACTTTTGGTTCGTGGAATTATCTTAAATACCAGACCTGCAAAATCTGCAGAAGCTTACAAAACAGTCTGGACGGATGAAGGATCACCTTTGATTGTCATCACCGAAAAAATTCAGAAAAAACTTCAAAAGCTTGTAGATGTTCCGGTAGAAATAGGAATGCGATATGCTGAACCAAGCATTGAAACAGGAATCAGAAAATTAACCGAGCAGGGCGTTTCCGAAATCGTTCTTTTCCCTTTGTACCCGCAATATGCAATGAGTACGACGGAAACTGTAATCGAAAAAGCAGAAGAAGTAAGAAAAGCTAAATTTCCGAATGTAAAGATTAATTATATTCAGCCTTTTTACGACAGAGATATCTATATAAATTGTCTGGCAGAAAGCATCAAGGAGAAACTTCCTCAAAACTTCGATGCTCTTCAGTTTTCCTATCATGGGGTTCCGGAAAGACATATTTATAAAACCGATCCCACAAAAACATGTAATCTAAATGATTGTTGCTCAAGAGAAAGTAATCCGAGTCATAAATTCTGCTACCGTCACCAATGTTTTACAACTACGAATCTGGTGATTGAAAAGCTCAATTTACCAAAGGAGAAAACAATCGTCTCTTTCCAGTCCAGACTAGGGAAAGATAAATGGATCGAGCCTTATACAGATGAAACACTTGAAACTATTCCGAAAAAAGGAGTAAAAAACCTGGCCATTGTTTGTCCGGCTTTCGTTTCAGACTGCCTGGAAACATTAGAAGAAATTTCTGTAGAAGGCAAAGAACAATTTCTACACGGTGGAGGAGAAAATTTCCATTATATCCCATGTCTGAATGATGAAGACCGGTGGATTGAAGTGGTAAAAACACTGTGTGAGGAAAAGCTCAATGAATTTTATTTAGTTTAAAATAGTAACCTTCGGAAACGGAGGTTATTTTTTTACAAAAACTAATTCTCCAAACAATACCCCCTCATTTTTAAGTGAAATTTCAAAATAAACACAATTTCAACACAAACACCCCTATTATTTTAAAATAAAATTATAATATTTAATTATTTTTACTACCTTTACCCCATCAAAAGAACATCATTAACCTTAAAAATTAAAAATGATGAATGCAACTGCCGAAATTTTAAAAACAAAGATCGAAAACTTCAGTCCGGAAACCC is a window of Candidatus Chryseobacterium colombiense DNA encoding:
- the hemH gene encoding ferrochelatase, which codes for MAKKGILLVNLGSPKSTAVNDVKEYLDEFLMDERVIDYRWIFRALLVRGIILNTRPAKSAEAYKTVWTDEGSPLIVITEKIQKKLQKLVDVPVEIGMRYAEPSIETGIRKLTEQGVSEIVLFPLYPQYAMSTTETVIEKAEEVRKAKFPNVKINYIQPFYDRDIYINCLAESIKEKLPQNFDALQFSYHGVPERHIYKTDPTKTCNLNDCCSRESNPSHKFCYRHQCFTTTNLVIEKLNLPKEKTIVSFQSRLGKDKWIEPYTDETLETIPKKGVKNLAIVCPAFVSDCLETLEEISVEGKEQFLHGGGENFHYIPCLNDEDRWIEVVKTLCEEKLNEFYLV
- a CDS encoding NAD(P)H-dependent oxidoreductase codes for the protein MSDRKKIIIIIGSATKNSSNLKLMEKALETKTNVDFIIYDDLSILPHFDTKLTYNNTPAEVLKIREDIDTSAGVLFSTPEYIFSIPSRVKNLLEWCVSTTIFSEKLVGVVTASANGEKGHEELLLILKTLGAKVDDHQLLIKGIKGRFDKNGSIENDTFTEISKFMTNFEKSIDN
- a CDS encoding NifU family protein — translated: MHTILIEPTENPKVIKFVADYNLIPGSLELDRDSDISEIPLAQELFNYPFVERIFITANFVAVAKQDTVEWEHVAESLKNVVEDELLANPRIYLQKKKEMYQIYAEMTPNPNVMKFVSNKLLLEGFVEVKSRDQAEGVPLAQGIFTEFDFATEVFISDNFVAVTRDNSVEWHQVMMAVRGFIAEYLQSGGEIATIEAQKHENPVEKIINREYTDDEQKISDILNEYVAPAVENDGGKISLMEYDKEHKTAKMLLQGACSGCPSSTATLKGGIENILKQFVPDLVERVEAVNG